One segment of Rhodothermus bifroesti DNA contains the following:
- a CDS encoding heavy metal translocating P-type ATPase translates to MKTIELPVEGMDCAECARHVARALEQVPGVCRVEVLLAAQKAVLELDPAHPPEPDALRRAVEAAGYRVPRTETPAPTAPPARRVAGLLAFLFGAVLTVVVLGEWLGLFEELTARVPLPVGIALVVLMGYPVFRQVVQALLQGRILAYTLMSVGALAALLIGEWPTAAVVVFFMRVGDYVERFTTEQARSALRGLNRLMPRTARVERDGELLEVPAEAVQPGDVVLVRPGERVPVDGEVLEGTATLDTAALTGESMPAEVGPGDAVLAASLVRQGYLRLKATRTGAATTFGRILHLVETAEANRSATERLADRFSAYYLPVVAALALGTYLLRGDVMATVAVLVVACSCAFALATPVAVLAAIGAAARQGVVIKGGRYLEALARADVVLIDKTGTLTLGRPRLTDLVPLDGQAPDALLALAATAEYASEHPLAEAIREAARTRGLPLRRPDEARPLPGIGIEARIDGHRVRLRRLSEPDAFPEAARLAAEGKTLILMEVDGRPAALLAAADTERPGLREALEALRALGVHHLELLTGDHPRAAEPLARRLGLRCRAGLLPDDKIRIVREYQARGHTVVMIGDGVNDAPALMQADVGIAMGSGTDVALDTAALVLLRDDWRQLPALFRLARRTRRTIAVNLGFTALYNLVGVTLAALGYLPPVLAAAAQSLPDLGILGNSARLLRARLHTS, encoded by the coding sequence ATGAAGACGATCGAGCTACCCGTCGAAGGCATGGACTGCGCCGAATGCGCGCGCCACGTGGCCCGGGCGCTCGAGCAGGTGCCGGGCGTCTGCCGCGTCGAGGTGCTGCTGGCGGCGCAAAAGGCGGTGCTGGAGCTGGATCCGGCCCACCCGCCGGAGCCGGACGCCCTCCGCCGGGCCGTCGAGGCCGCCGGCTATCGGGTACCCCGCACCGAAACGCCTGCACCGACTGCGCCCCCGGCGCGTCGCGTGGCCGGCCTGCTGGCCTTTCTGTTTGGCGCCGTGCTGACGGTCGTGGTGCTGGGCGAATGGCTGGGACTCTTTGAGGAGCTCACCGCCCGCGTACCCTTGCCTGTCGGGATTGCGCTGGTTGTCTTGATGGGCTATCCGGTGTTCCGTCAGGTGGTGCAGGCGTTGCTTCAGGGGCGCATTCTGGCCTACACGCTCATGAGCGTAGGGGCACTGGCTGCGCTACTTATTGGCGAATGGCCCACAGCTGCCGTCGTAGTCTTCTTCATGCGGGTCGGCGACTACGTAGAGCGCTTCACGACGGAGCAGGCCCGAAGCGCATTGCGGGGGCTGAACCGACTGATGCCGCGTACGGCCCGCGTGGAGCGCGACGGCGAGCTGCTCGAAGTGCCCGCCGAAGCCGTGCAGCCGGGCGACGTGGTGCTGGTGCGTCCGGGCGAGCGCGTGCCGGTCGACGGCGAAGTGCTGGAAGGAACGGCCACGCTCGACACCGCGGCGCTCACAGGCGAGTCGATGCCCGCCGAGGTGGGTCCGGGCGATGCCGTGCTGGCCGCCTCGCTCGTTCGCCAGGGCTACCTGCGCCTGAAGGCCACCCGCACGGGCGCTGCTACCACGTTCGGCCGCATCCTGCACCTGGTCGAAACCGCCGAGGCAAACCGAAGCGCCACCGAGCGCCTGGCCGATCGCTTTTCGGCCTACTATCTGCCGGTGGTGGCGGCCTTGGCACTGGGTACCTACCTGCTGCGCGGCGATGTGATGGCCACCGTAGCGGTCCTCGTCGTGGCCTGCAGCTGTGCGTTTGCCCTGGCTACGCCTGTGGCTGTGCTGGCTGCTATTGGGGCGGCCGCCCGCCAGGGGGTTGTGATCAAAGGCGGCCGTTACCTGGAAGCGCTGGCCCGCGCCGACGTGGTCCTGATCGACAAAACCGGCACGCTCACGCTTGGCCGTCCCCGGCTCACCGACCTGGTGCCGCTCGACGGTCAGGCGCCGGACGCGCTGCTGGCGCTGGCCGCCACGGCCGAGTACGCCTCGGAGCATCCGCTGGCCGAAGCCATTCGCGAAGCGGCGCGCACACGCGGCCTGCCGTTACGTCGCCCCGACGAAGCCCGTCCGTTGCCGGGCATCGGCATCGAAGCCCGCATCGACGGCCACCGGGTGCGCCTGCGGCGGCTGTCCGAACCCGACGCCTTCCCGGAAGCTGCCCGGCTGGCGGCCGAGGGCAAAACGCTCATTCTCATGGAAGTGGACGGCCGACCGGCTGCGCTGCTGGCCGCTGCCGACACCGAGCGGCCGGGCCTCCGCGAGGCGCTGGAGGCACTCCGAGCGCTGGGCGTGCACCATCTGGAACTGCTCACCGGCGATCATCCCCGCGCGGCCGAACCGCTGGCCCGCCGGCTGGGCCTGCGCTGCCGGGCCGGCCTGCTGCCCGACGACAAGATCCGCATCGTCCGGGAATACCAGGCCCGGGGCCACACGGTCGTGATGATCGGCGACGGCGTCAACGACGCCCCGGCCCTCATGCAGGCCGACGTGGGCATCGCCATGGGCTCGGGCACCGACGTGGCGCTCGACACGGCCGCCCTCGTGCTGCTCCGCGACGACTGGCGCCAGCTGCCCGCCCTGTTCCGGCTGGCCCGACGCACACGCCGCACCATTGCCGTCAACCTCGGTTTTACGGCACTCTACAACCTGGTCGGAGTCACGCTCGCCGCGCTGGGCTATCTGCCACCCGTGCTGGCGGCGGCCGCCCAGTCGCTGCCAGATCTGGGCATTCTGGGCAATTCCGCCCGGTTGCTACGCGCTCGCTTGCACACCAGCTGA
- a CDS encoding ArsR/SmtB family transcription factor yields the protein MLLEKASTAVALKAKLFRGFADPSRLVLLEVLRQGPQTVTALVEATGLTQPNVSNHLRCLLDCGLVRRSRRGRFVVYRLSDERIAELLQLAEQVLADVARGVYHCTRYNVP from the coding sequence ATGCTTTTAGAAAAAGCATCAACGGCTGTTGCCCTCAAAGCCAAACTTTTCCGGGGTTTTGCCGATCCGTCGCGGCTGGTTCTTCTCGAGGTGCTACGCCAGGGGCCGCAAACGGTCACGGCCTTGGTAGAGGCCACGGGACTCACGCAACCTAATGTTTCTAACCACCTGCGCTGCCTGCTCGACTGCGGGCTGGTGCGGCGCAGCCGTCGGGGGCGCTTCGTGGTCTACCGGCTCAGCGACGAGCGCATCGCCGAGCTGCTGCAGCTGGCCGAACAGGTGCTGGCCGACGTAGCCCGAGGCGTTTATCACTGCACACGCTACAACGTGCCATGA